The stretch of DNA AAGAAATCGAGCAGCGCCACTGTCTGCTCGCGGCCTTCAACCTCGGCAAGCGAGAGCTCAAGGGAGTCAGCCCCATTGCGGCGCAACACGCGGCCGGTATTGATGCGCCAGACGCCCGGTTCCATGGTCTTGTAGAGGCCGATGCCGCGGCGAGGCGCGGGAAAGCGGCCTTCTGCCGTCGCCTTGGCGACGATCGAGGCGAAAGGCCGAAAGTCCTGCGGATGCGCGCGGATGTAATCCTCCACCACCTGGTCATCGACGTTCTGCACGCGGAAGAACAATGTTTGCGGCTGGGAAAGGCCGTCGCTTTCCCGCCCCTGACGGGTATGGACGCCGGCATAATGGGCGACATCGCCATCAGCCGAGCAATCGACGACGACCTTCGCACGAGCGCTCCTCAGCCCGCCCTTGCCGGCGCAAACAACCCCGAGCACCCGGGGATTGTCCGCATCATGGTCATCGACGATGGCATCCACGACCATGGTGTGCAGCAACAATTCCACTCCTGCCTCGACGCACATACGCTGCGCCGCGACCTTCGCCGCCTCAGGCTGGAAAGGGGTCACCTTGTCATGGCCGTAGACGATGAAGCCGCAATAGGCCGAACCTGCCGGGATGGTACTCGGATGCAGCGCGCCGCCGAGCGCCATCATCCGCTGAACGAATTCTTCGTAGATGCCGCGGATCAGTTGCTGGCTGCCATCGAGCGAATAGGAGGTCATGCAGGGGCCGACGAGGCCCGCCGTGAGATTGCCGCCGAGGAAGCCGTAGCGCTCCACAAGACGTACCCGCACGCCAAGACGTGCCGCCGCGACCGCGGCCGATAATCCCGATGGTCCGCCCCCGATGACGAGCACATCGACATCATCGAGTTCGGGAATATCGGCCGAATAGGCATAACGGCGGGCTGTCTGCTGCATACGTTTATCCCCTCCCCGTCTAGCGGAACATCGATCCGCCATCGACATCGAGCGCGGCGCCGTAGGTAAAGCTGGCTGCATCCGAGCACAGGAACATGATTGCCGCCGCCATGTCCTCCGGCCGCCCCATGCGCCGCATCGGCAGATTGCCGGCAATACGGTCCTTCAGCGACTGGTCGATATGAGAGTGCATCGGGGAATCCGTCGGCCCGGGGTTCAGCGCGTTAATGCGGATCTTCTTGCCCGCAAGTTCCCGCGCCACCGATTTGACCATCGACAGGGTCCCGGCCTTCGATGCCGCATAGGCGGTATCGGCAATCAGCCCGCCGCCGCCATGCACGCCGGCATCCGAGGCGATGCAGACGATGTTGCCGCCATCGGGGTTGTCGAGCATGCGTTTGACTGCGCCCTGCACGACGAAGAAGCTGCCGAGCAGATTGACGTCGAGCACGCGGTGCCAATGCGCCCGATCCTGCTCGAATATACGCTTGGCCGTGATGATCGCCGCACATGTCACGACGTTGTCAAGGCGCGCGAGATTGGCGTCGCAATAATCGAAAGCCCTATCGATGCTTTCCTGATTGCTGACATCCACCGTCACGGTATGGACAGCCGTGCCGTCATTGCGCAGCT from Rhizobium leguminosarum bv. trifolii WSM1325 encodes:
- a CDS encoding FAD dependent oxidoreductase (PFAM: FAD dependent oxidoreductase~KEGG: tbd:Tbd_1475 hypothetical protein) codes for the protein MQQTARRYAYSADIPELDDVDVLVIGGGPSGLSAAVAAARLGVRVRLVERYGFLGGNLTAGLVGPCMTSYSLDGSQQLIRGIYEEFVQRMMALGGALHPSTIPAGSAYCGFIVYGHDKVTPFQPEAAKVAAQRMCVEAGVELLLHTMVVDAIVDDHDADNPRVLGVVCAGKGGLRSARAKVVVDCSADGDVAHYAGVHTRQGRESDGLSQPQTLFFRVQNVDDQVVEDYIRAHPQDFRPFASIVAKATAEGRFPAPRRGIGLYKTMEPGVWRINTGRVLRRNGADSLELSLAEVEGREQTVALLDFFRDNLPGFEQVELRDTATQIGVRETRRIDGAYELTLQDLHSGRAFEDVVALCGYPLDIHDPTGSGGGTGGAGLDAANIYQIPYRVMLPRVHEGLLVSGRAVSATHEALSAIRVMPPCFALGQAAGVAAALSVGNRASPRHVDYADLRRELLAQGAYLG
- a CDS encoding short-chain dehydrogenase/reductase SDR (PFAM: short-chain dehydrogenase/reductase SDR; KR domain protein~KEGG: bja:bll7886 3-oxoacyl-[acyl-carrier-protein] reductase), coding for MPGTYATFSDDSFAGRTVLITGAASGMGLETARAFASKGAEVVMADRDEAGLKRYGAELRNDGTAVHTVTVDVSNQESIDRAFDYCDANLARLDNVVTCAAIITAKRIFEQDRAHWHRVLDVNLLGSFFVVQGAVKRMLDNPDGGNIVCIASDAGVHGGGGLIADTAYAASKAGTLSMVKSVARELAGKKIRINALNPGPTDSPMHSHIDQSLKDRIAGNLPMRRMGRPEDMAAAIMFLCSDAASFTYGAALDVDGGSMFR